One window of the Natronomonas marina genome contains the following:
- a CDS encoding Sec-independent protein translocase subunit TatA/TatB: MIGSIAQIGIPGGVEMLVVLLIAVLLFGANKIPKLARAAGQSIGEFQRGREELEDELKGDGSDEDVETPD; encoded by the coding sequence GTGATCGGATCGATTGCACAGATCGGTATCCCCGGAGGCGTCGAGATGCTGGTAGTCCTGCTGATTGCCGTGCTGCTGTTCGGCGCGAACAAGATCCCGAAGCTGGCCCGTGCGGCGGGACAGTCGATTGGCGAGTTCCAGCGCGGTCGCGAGGAACTCGAGGACGAACTGAAGGGAGACGGTAGTGACGAGGACGTTGAGACGCCGGACTAA
- a CDS encoding ATP-binding protein: MTGSSDYSGYSFSELREQLENAELPALREAGLLDEDTIRHLESFRQHYDPESRPHYETGEPAWFYYNTEYYVEVVRREVGRNLRRAVKNGNIAVVEHATGLAGGGGSAMDFVDYEHLGQLIERPSLLLLLFGDTGSGKTMTGVRLAELWKLRVGGTILTNVRSLAEANDGVEYVEAYPDLLHYCVENPQERKLLVADELSSLMSGYAADRAKVEELMRPLVRKMRKKPFRLSIIGIGHRPGDIHPTMRNGELAYPSFKRDKKTMEVYESLASDETGEDEICTVTGIDLPDYTVDTNDSGNWGWGTDDEVLDAARELRDAGYGDMLELIRQLEDDDGGDENEDEEAELPRRKCRGHNRHGDGCGQRTRHVSGYCEAHREEWDGDPDPRLDDD, from the coding sequence ATGACGGGGAGCAGCGACTACTCCGGATACAGCTTCTCGGAACTCCGGGAACAGCTGGAGAACGCCGAACTGCCCGCGCTGAGGGAGGCTGGACTGCTCGACGAGGACACGATCCGCCATCTTGAGTCGTTCCGGCAGCACTACGATCCCGAGAGTCGGCCGCACTACGAGACCGGCGAACCGGCGTGGTTCTACTACAACACGGAGTACTACGTTGAGGTGGTTCGCCGAGAGGTCGGTCGGAACCTCCGGCGTGCCGTCAAGAACGGCAACATCGCGGTTGTGGAACACGCAACCGGTCTCGCCGGCGGTGGTGGGAGTGCGATGGATTTCGTCGACTACGAGCATCTCGGCCAGCTCATCGAACGCCCCAGCCTCCTGCTCCTGCTGTTCGGCGACACGGGTTCGGGGAAGACGATGACCGGCGTTCGGCTCGCCGAGCTGTGGAAGCTCCGCGTCGGCGGCACGATTCTGACCAACGTCCGCTCCCTCGCGGAGGCGAACGACGGCGTGGAGTACGTCGAGGCGTACCCGGATCTGCTCCACTACTGCGTGGAGAACCCGCAGGAACGGAAGCTCCTCGTCGCCGACGAGCTGTCGAGCCTGATGTCGGGGTACGCGGCCGACCGCGCGAAGGTCGAGGAGCTGATGCGGCCCCTCGTGCGGAAGATGCGCAAGAAGCCGTTCCGCCTGTCGATCATCGGAATCGGCCACCGCCCCGGCGACATTCACCCGACGATGCGGAACGGCGAACTAGCGTATCCGTCCTTCAAGCGCGACAAGAAGACGATGGAGGTGTACGAGTCGCTCGCCAGCGACGAAACGGGAGAGGACGAGATCTGCACGGTGACGGGGATCGACCTCCCGGACTACACCGTGGACACGAACGACTCCGGGAACTGGGGCTGGGGCACGGACGACGAGGTTCTCGACGCCGCCCGCGAGCTTCGTGACGCCGGGTACGGCGATATGCTGGAGCTGATCCGCCAGTTGGAGGACGACGACGGTGGGGACGAGAACGAAGACGAGGAGGCCGAACTCCCGCGTCGGAAGTGCCGGGGTCACAACCGTCACGGTGATGGATGTGGCCAGCGCACGAGGCACGTCAGCGGGTACTGCGAGGCCCATCGTGAGGAGTGGGACGGTGACCCCGACCCACGACTCGACGACGACTGA